The following is a genomic window from Artemia franciscana chromosome 4, ASM3288406v1, whole genome shotgun sequence.
CACGAATTAAAAATCAGAACGGAACGAGTTCCATTAACAAAATCGGTTTCATTATGTGAAAAATCAATGTTaaagtttcacgaggagaaaaagcAACATGCATCAAAtttcacaaataaaaattagcaCGTATTAAGTTCCATCaaccaaaaattattatgcaacaAGTATCATGAAAAATCAGcttcatgaggagaaaaatcaatttaaaattttcatgaaaagaaaaatcaacatttaaCAAGTTTCAAAAGCGAAAATCAGTGCGCAACAAgtttaatgaacaaaataaacatgcaacaagttccaggaATAGAgtcagtttcatgaggagaaaatcaatgcacaagttttacgaagagaaaaaattagcatgcaacaagttccacgaaaaaCAATCAGCACACAGCAAGTTCCACGAACGAAAATCAACACGCAAaaggttccatgaacaaaataagtttcacaaggagaaaaattaaatgtaCAATTTTCACGAACAGAGAAAATCGATATGCAACCAGTTTGACGAACGAAAAAATCAGTACGCAGCAAGCTCCacgaataaaaaattaacacacAACAAAccgatttttgatttttcacgatgttaaaaaacaatttacgagTTTCACGAAGATAAAAATCCACATACAacaagctccatgaacaaaaccaACACACAACAAGCTTtgtgaacaaaattagtttcatgaggagaaaaatcaacgtacaagtgtcaagaagagaaaaattgaaCGTGCAAccagtttcacgaacaaaaatcaccatacaacaagttccatgactAAAATCAGCTTTATGAGGAGAAAATCAATGTATAAGTCcatgaaagagaaaaatcaacatgcaataactttctcaaacaaaaatcactacacaACAAGTTCCGTGAACAAAACCAGTACGCAACTAGCTCCGTGAACAAGATCAGTCTTATGAGGAAAAAATCCATTTCTGAACACGAAGATAAATAATTGACCCGAATAATTTTACGAAGAGAAATAATTAACACGCTACAATTTTTGCGAGCCAACATGagtatgcaacaagttccaggaacaaaaatcagcatgcaacaagattcttgaacaaaataaattttatcaggaGTAAAAACCAATGTATGAGTGTCAAGAAGAATAAAAGCAACATGCAGCAAGTTTttcgaacaaaaataagcagacAACAAGTTTAGTTAACAACAATCAATATGTAACAAggtccatgaacaaaatcagttacaCAAGAAGAGAATTTAATGTACAACtttaacaaagagaaaaatcaacatgcaagaagtttcacgaataaaaaaatcaacacgTGAGGAGTTTCATGGGCAAAATTTGTTGCATGAAGAATACATCAATGTACAGGTGTcgtgaagagaaaaatcaatatgcaaaaagtttcacgaatCATTAAGCACGTTCCAGgaacagaaaaaataactacGTATTGGGTTCCATCATGAAAATAAGTTTCACAGAGAGAAATCTTTGTacgagtttcacgaagagaaaagtCAACGTGCAGCAAcattcacgaacaaaaatcaggacGCAGCAAATTCCACAAATAAGAAGAAATCAGCACGCAAAGACTTTCACGAAGAAAATCAATTTGACGAGGCGAagaaatcaatgtacaagttcaCTATATAAGAAATGAACGTATAAGAAGTTTCACAAACCCAAAAAAATCGACGCACAATATGCTCCGCGAAGAAAAACCAGCACggaacaagttccatgaacgaAGTCAGATTCGTGAAAGGAAAAATCCCAAGAACTAGAAAAAACCAGCATACAAAGAGCTCCacgaacaaaattagtttcacgaggagaaaaaatcaGTACACAAGTTTCACGAGGTGAAAAATCAACGTGCAAtaagttttacgaacaaaaatcagcacacaaaaaGTTTCACGCGCAAAAATAAGCACGCAAAGAGTTTCATGAATAAAATAAGTTACACAAGGAGATAAAAccaatgtacaagttttacgaagagaaaaattcacatgcaacaagtttcacgaacaaaaaattaggacacaacaagttccatgagcaaTTTTTCACGAGGTGAAATATGAATatacatgtttcacgaagagaaaaataaaagtgcaacaagtttcacgaccAAAAATCATCACACGATCAGTTTCACGAGTAGAAAAACTAATGcataagtttcacaaagagaaaagtCAAGATGCAACAAAATTCATTAACAAAAACCAGCGAACGACAAGTTCCAGgaacaaaaaaatcaacacgcgagaagttccataaacaaaattagttttggcagaaaaaaataccaatgtACAAGTTAAACTTCTTATCATCATTCTTTTCGAGAGGGTAtccttttattgatttttgttcttagATATAGTACATGTTGATTTACATACAGCCCCCACAAATCCATTTCTATCCACCATAGTATGCAAAAACCTTCTTATTATTCACTTTAGACCACTTTTTGTTTTACAGATTGCACGCCTAATTCtagtatgttttaattttcttagtgtgttttttcttcataattCTGGGTTTTTTTCTAGCGCAAAGAATCAAACCAGGCCACCATGGTAATAAATGGCTGCCCCGTGAAAATACTATGATACACATAATTATTCCCGTGACACTTCGAGatatttcttgataaaaaacTAAGCTTAGGGTTCATTTATTCATGTTTTCGAAATTAAACCGTTTTGTGATGCCCCCAAAACCGTTCATACGACCTTGGCATTACGTGGCTACCCCCTGTGGCATTCATGTGGCATCCTTCACCACCCTGTGACAATTTCAACCTTTTACCACAAATGCTAGCTTATAAATCTGAAATTGAACActaattttatttgaacagcgggaCTTAGAATTTTATTGTTAGATTGTTATAATccatggactaaaatctataagttttaaatatatgcggcagttacccggccccacagccaatatatcttctttgagtgataaatagaaaaatttacagaagcaaaaatgtggcatttccCCACGGGTcggaaagtgctgccatctattgtttctacccatttctgttcgtgatttcagctgattTTATCATTCAGATTTTCGGACTTGGATTGCGGTAGAAAAATAGTATCAGATGTGGCtagtaaactttaaaagttctctcattgttaaagaaattcGAGCCTCCTTtttaagtggtgacgttagaaagttggcctacagtaaaataaaatgaacttttgaactaagacagatataattttattttcgacggcaatcgatagctcttgatgagctgatcaaagtatattcCATCCCtgttttggtacaaaaattccttcgtgaggtataccagtttgaaagtttcaaggggttgtttcagtagtaaggtatacactgaaacgaaatctaggcctatgcaaattgtgagacatatagagatCTTGTAAGCagcagtcggctgttaggtaataatcaccttcggcaatgaaGGGTTAGCGACTTTCGCCAGTTGGTGtgtctattatttgtttccagtgtatttgatggtaaaaccaatttggttccagcggTAAGACTTGTAGAGGATTTGTAAGTAATGATCTGCTTTTAGGCTAGTCAACTtgagcgatgaggggtttgtaactatgctagttggtgtacccatttttatgttttcggtgaacttgatgcctatcatgggagagggacttataagtaagaatcagtttactttgggcgagaaatggctgttagctcataatgaTCTTGGGCAATGAGGGGCTTCCCActtttactagttggtgtacctattatttgtttccggtgtatttgatggttaaaccaatttggttccagctGTAAGACATGtgggggacttgtaagtaataatcagctgttgggctacaatcatcttcagatatgaggggtttgcaacttttgctagttggtgtactcATTGATtcgtttccggtgaacttgatgtttatcatgggagagggacttgtaagtaagaatctgttcactttgggctacaaatttgtgcaaattggtgcacattgtattcgatctcttcgaatctgacacaattaagTGTtaacgcaacgggtacaaacgataacgaaAAACAAtaaggtagtttcgtaataatttttgttaccTATGGTaatttaatcctgaaaaattacggatgactttataataccaactagatcatataagatattgttccaagttttcatctgtgacgatgtctacgattgaaaaggataaagttcaactggctgcgaagtcaatttagtcccttctttcgatattattttgtagttgttgttttttcaacgctttTTCAATAGCCTtcggtcatgtgataactgattgcgttcttgtttgaacataccgttttaaaaactttgataggctgacaacttcatcatctAACCGATAGtcaagaaacaagcacaaacgagaatgtaaaacaatgagatagtttcgtaataattaatagaatgtcatctatggtattttgatcctgaaaagttagggaaagctttataataccaactagattatataagatatagttccaagttttcatccgtcccAATGCCTacaattgaaaaggataaagttcagcTGGctacaaagtcaatttagtcccttctttctaTACTATTTGGTTGTAGTTtcttcaacgctgaggaatagcctttgatcttgtgattactgatcgatagcgaagaaacaaaaccaaagtctcGCAACCCTTTTTCGGTAGAGCCGGACAaacgttgccgcaacacttcacgctACCCGGGCAATGTAGGTCTAGTTATGTGCATAATCTAATCCCAGAAACTATTAGtgagttttattgttttagaagTTCTGTTCATGAGCATGATACAAGAAATGGCCCTTCTGTTTGGAATTAACTTCCTGCGAGTTTTAGCGAGGCTGAGCACCTGCCACAGTTTCAATAAGATTAAACAAGCATTTCTTTGGGAAGTAGTTTTTTTGGTGGGTTAGAGTGGGTTATAGGGCTGGAGGACAAAACGGATTGAAGGGGTAGGGGTGGAGGGAGTTGTATTTGGATGAGGGTTGTTACCCTTGGGGTGTTTGAGAAAAGGtagttgtattttttcattttcctttcatTATTTTAACTAGTGTAGGATGCTTCTAGAAACATTTATGTaggtttttttattactatttttaatttaggatgtctttgggaatgttTATGTACTTAATCACTACGCGTTagcaaaatgaaacttttccCTAGCGAagtgatttatatctgtaataatttatatttttgcttgttatgtaaatgaaaaataaaaataataaaaaatggtcTTGAACAATCTTTAGGGGTCATGCATTCTTTGTGATACAGGTAAAACAATTTAGTGTGTCGCCTAACTTTGTGGAATCGCTTAGTAATTTTCATAGTAGTAAAGAGTAGGAAACGAGGATTAAGATACAACTTTTATCTTcataaaaattgtattaaacattaaatatcaATTCTTTTAGGGATGTAACAAGAAAAAGAGAACAAAGAGACAGAAATACATAGATAGTTAACCCTTAGGTTAAAGTATTATACTTAAACCTTAGGGTTTAGGTATTATAAATACTTAAAACCTTTAAAACTAGGGTTTTAAGTACATGTAATAAAGCAGTTCCTGACCGAACTTTCTCTTTTCGTAACAACGTAGTGTAtctccactttttaaagttcagtATATTTTGCTTAGGTTACAGaattcacagttaaaaaagagtatttcttaatttctactcccgccatatctatttattacacggtcaatttctaattaattattttggtgaacgtttataatggctagtactgtcagtctagagtcttgtcagtttagagctcttcattagtatttcctcttctactcatcctaaaatattcgaataaaaaccaaaatcgtcagaaaaatatgaactccaATAAAAATGCATGTATGTATGTGCTGCAAACTAGGTATATGAGTCAAAAtacttctttaaaaataaataattacgttttttttgtatttgataggtatagattggtgatttaaattctcagggtttaaAGCTGAGgtagatttctaatttttttttttaatctagagaTTTCCAGATATTCATTGTGAACGTTTAAATCTTGAAATTTCCTGgtgagcacaaaaataaaattttaaacatcgACTTGGATTTAgtattaagtaagagaattgtcctgtaaaaattatgatttataAACAACCAATCATGGAAATATGATTAgatggcatgtatcaaaataagtataaatcctcagcggtatatatagcagtttataCAGTTttatggacaattatatgcatcctctatacaaaaacataactatattttgtgactggttggtattgagaagtTGAGAAACTCTGAAATAATATTGTAGTTTCATTCCATTTCCATGGTCAACTCAAGTAGAgtgaattttcactttttttcaacatttcattaATGAACGTTTGAAAAAATCGATGCCATTTCACTGTTTCAAACTGAGAAgtcagagacccatctataccggttagaaaaaaaaaacacatttatttgccttcttttataagcagtttttcgaaaatatatttttcttacatGAATATTAcgacctttgaaggagtatttcgtctcttatacttagttttaagtgtaTACTTATGCAAACCTTTATTAAAGCTCAGGTATTCCTAAAGAGTTTGGccattcttttaatttcttaggatgaacagaggaggttaTATGCCATATTATGCAAAGTCTTAACTAGATGAAAATGAGCTGCgaagtggccaccatttgctcagaaaaatccaaaacataaattaatactatGTTGACACTTCTCATATATTTACTTTCTGTTACACAAATCCCATTTAAAACAAgaatgttgtaaaaaccaccccgcTTCGAAAAAAAGCCAAATCGAATTTTATGAccgccaaaaaaagtaatgatatcaattgcTTTGTCTCTCTGCCATAGTAAGACtcgaaaacaagtttttaacagtaaaaataaatttaaatatcaagtttttCAGCCCTGTTGTAATGGCACAACCCTGAAATAAaatttcgacagcctaaagaagttggcctttttaaatttcccctccttgttattacgaaatgtGAAACTCTTatccagcccctccccctacaAACTTGTCATTACacaatttttaactcttaagtCGTGTTTGCTCCAAATTCAAAAACCTAATGGCATCTAATcagtggcgccatttgggccaaatttTGAGGCGGGTATGAACTCCAtcttgcctcccccccccccgacttaCTTCATGTCACGTAAGAAAAAATGCGGGTTTTAGCAGCACATAAATCGAATATTCCAAGTAAAAGCGCATTTTCAGtacccgtgtgttgcttggaaatgtactgtaaccgaatTTGGAACTCAGCCaaactgacctctaagattaattataacatcaaagatcacaatcaacaaggttaagtgattaaactgaaagtggaaaattcaaccagactacaggctggccttcctcagcgagaaacttatacgtcggtgaaagtaatcttcattaACATGCTGAGGCTTGTAGCAAAAATCTCGGGtttccttcagcagaaatctttcagatcaaatatagttacaaaaggaaaaacataacaagagaaaaaaatattacaccactcaaggtaacaaggggaactaCCAAGGTTTCAtatttgcaaaatcgtcaacaagctggttgtagtCCAATTTTTTACTAAGTCATTCTCTGCAAACATCAAAATGAGGTGACTGAGAGGACTGTCTCCCGTTGtagaccgcaggtagtttttctctatttctaggctagaaaacaaacgctcattcCTCGTTGTTGtcacaggaagtgtggcagcaatacgaagtactttattacttctgagtaagccactggtaatgcctgaagatggtcgatAGTTTCTAGGAAGTTTtctggctttttctcctcatcgagcaagaaacgcttggcattatcagcttgagattcgagaagaatgtcgTCAATATCCAGCTCGCTGTAAAGAGCAGAGAGACGCTTGAGCAACTCTGTGTCCATTAACTTGGtcgagcttggatccaaggcttcgagtgtGCTCAGCGCTGGCAGGTTATCTGTAAACCTTCTGTAAAATTTGGCTAGTAGACGGTCGAAAGTCTGGGAGTACtctcgcttcatttcatccgccaaagtagtagtccgatttccagattggatgaagttctttcctagcgtcgaagttgtcacaaattgtttcagatgcttggtgatctCTTAAGTTCTAATGCTAATGGCTATTAATACCTTTATATTTACCTAACTAAAAAGTTAATAGGCTTAATGATGTAAAGTCTTCTACTTCTCTCTGTGCTATTGTCTTTAGAGTCTTATGGTAGCGTTGGCCTAAAATCTGGGGTTCGACCGGTAGAGGATGTCAAgcgtctctaactttcataaggtttatgtgtcgagcataaaaatgtttatttacacatatgaTACAGTTAATGTACATAAAacgaggacagaaacagaataagaactaACTCAAGTAATCTAAAACGGTGGCTTATGTtcactaaaacaaggaaataagcATCGAAACATTTTACAGGAACTGAtctattttaatctgtcaacttagaggaattactggaaatattcagaatttataatattaatataatcatccaTCCAAGAaacgggcatttgacagaacttgagacttttattatgtatctaacctactttaaaagtttacaatgattaatagcaaatagcgtaaatACCCCAAGgatcgtcaggtaattacgctctttggttaataggcgtgcagtaatttcaaatcatttggacataatggattgtGTTTGACATAAAGGATTaatatggccggcaaagggccctttgtggtggaagcttgggctcccatggaaaatctggggtgggcatttgcagTGGgcaattttaaacatttaaaatatgaaCACTAATTAAGCATTGAAATTAACTTCAACAAAAAAGCCCTAGGATAATATattactaaaatataaaaaaataagaattcataACGGTTAATAGAGAATTTGGGAGCAATATTTGTGACTAGAATAATGCATGAAATTtgctcaaaacaaaaatacaaaacaaaaaattaaataagcagGAGCTGATTAGAGTGTTGCAGGGTATATGAACCAAATTGACTTGTGAAATTTATTGagattcttttctttcttagtttctttcttagtttttctggTTGTGCCTTGGTATGACAAATACAATAGTTAGCGTTATTGTTACAATTCCAAAGATGAAAAACAGACCTCAAAgaagattaaataagaaaacaggttttttcaactgaaagtatagagcaacattcaaacttaaattgaacaaaaattattgcgtatatgaggtgTTTACCCCTCAagaacacctcactctttacactaaaaattTCCAgtaccttaaaaaaaacttcttgctGTTGTAATTAAACTAACATAGTTATCAAGAGTCCTTTTTAAAAGATTGAGacacaataataaaatttagcgtaaagagcgagaagTTTTAGAGGAGTTGCCTCCTCagattcgtaataatttcttagggttttaagttttaatgttgctccttactttcagtcgaaaaatcttgttttttattcaatttctgatcgttttctaaATAGTGCCAGGAAATCCGGCTACTCTTCCACTGTAAAATCTCTCCTCCACTAGGATTTATTccctagacaattcaatcttgttgaaaatttaccccagacaattacccttaacatctccacgcgcaaaattgagacagaaaagagaaagcaagacataaaatAATTTCGTGTGCTAAGTCTGTcaaattcacccagtgtaaaacttctgaaaaatttaccccctggaaacttccctccccatggaaaattatctcCGACGAAAATACCACCAGgagaagacccccccccctcgaaggATGTTTGCATACTTCCCAAGAACAAATGCTATAAGTAAGAAATATGcgaattttgtaacttaaatacCTATCCTAAGGGGATGTGGGAGGGTCAtgatatccccaaaggcataattattcGGCCTTTAAACTATGCttcacaaaatggctatctcaaaattttgatcagacgattttgagaaaaaaggggattTGGAGTGGGCCtaattgtcctccaattttttcgtctttaaaaaagggcaatataacttttattttcccttCGAATGATCCCCctcacgatattctagaacaatttggtcgatacgactacccttggggaaaaaaaaacagggatcggtgatctttcttttgatagaaaattcgaaatttcacattttcacAAATTTCACACCTGTAACTCCTACAGTAGGGTTACCTGATCCACTGAGCCTGATCgtgagattttcattaaggttttatggcttttaggggatgtttcgcccttttccaaaaatcaggcaaattttctcaggctcctaacctttgatgggtaaacttattgaaacttgtatatttgaaaccagcataaaaCACCGATTCTTTGGACATATCTGTTGGTATCATAattcaattgttttttattttcagttactatcCAGCCGGGTCCCTCCTtgcttgcagttcgttaccacgaacgttTTGATATAAAATCCATAGGAGTGAATGACGCAACCAAAATATCCGCAGATATTTAACCATTGTTGATGGTTAAATATCTGAATGGTTAAATCACTTCTTATTATGATTTGAAAGTGagagaaatatatatttaaaataaattctcaAGTGTAGAGTTTATTAAGGATTTTACTGTACGATGCagaattattatttcaaatttcgcTCAAAAGTAACAATTGACCTTTTTTGAGGGGAAGGGTGTCTGCTCATTTTGTCAGCCTGTTAAAAGTAAGAAGGATGAATACTATTTAACATTTGGGAAAACTGAGATAGAGGATGGTGCATCTTCATACTAGGAGTACTAATTAAGATGTTTTAATGTCATTGttttatctattggtattattttaaaatggagttgaaaaaaaatcaaggtacTAATAGAAGAGATGAAACGTTTATAGAGGCTATTTCTCAGGTTCTTAGATCATGTAAATTATGAACCACACTTTCTGTCAGAATCAGTGAGTGTAATGAAATAATTCTCTTCTAGAAAGttcaaaagaacataaaaacaaaaatattataaaattagcGTGTAAAAAAGATAATCACTTTCCTCTAATTAGATCAATTTGAagcatttattttctgattaaaAGGGTTAGGTCTATAGTGACTCATTTTGGACATATTTAGGTGTACTGTTTCCTGTATGACCCTTCATATGTCTGAATAAGTTAAAATCAATGTATCGCAATTATATAGTTTTCCTCCCATGTGAAATTCCTTATGGGTAGATAAATAAAAACGGcaagaaatcattttttttctgtagcaTATACTTACGAGCGTTTCTTCTGAATGAAGTTTAACACCCCTGGTTAAATTTGCAAAGGAGATTAGTTGCTTTCTGCATATCTGCACTTATCAGGTTGTTACCCTGTTTGAATTTTCATATGGCTTGACAAAGAAGGAAAGACCTTGCGAGCAAAACATTTGTTGTATATGGTGGACTTGTGGGGTTTTCCTCTCTAAGTTATCATATGCCTGGATACCAATACTTTAAACTAGATAGTTTGAAGCATATTCAATATGCATTAAAAAACAGACATCTAGTAATTCCAAGCTGACTTATAGTCATAACTGTGAATAGAACCAAAATCATAGGAATGATAAGTTCACTGATGTTTTAAATAGacgattttgttttgtttcgagTAATAACCGGCTTCTAGGTGTAAAATTTACCTTTgatcaataaaaatgaagatttactacatactgtcttgaaatttaatAGCACGGATCTTTGCAATCCGGACGattattttagtacttttactGCCACTCTGCTACAGGTGTCAATAAGAGAATCGAAGAGTTAGAACATAAGTGAATTGGCTCCCTATATTTCATTATCTTCAATAATtagattttaatattattttgtgtgttttcattgaaaaaaaataagaaaataaaacatattccCCCTCTCCAATGAAAAGAAACACTTTCATTACTTTGTCAAAATTTGTGACAAAAATGAAAGACCTTAatctaagtatttttttaagacGATAACATAGaagtgtaatttttctttttcttttctcttaggTCTACGTAAAACGCTGGAATCGAAGAACAAATCATTCATAGATATTGACTTTTATATTACATTGGTATAACCATGGAAATGTACAAACCCTCGGCATTTATGAGAGTTTTGTCCGTTCTGAATGAACAGGACAGCCCGGTAATGACAATTCGGTGCAACGGTGGTTATGTTGAAGCAAAGAAGATCCACTTAGCAGCAATCAGTGAGGTATTCAAGAAAATGCTCGACTCCAAAAAGCTGGGAAAAGAAACAAATCTAATTGAGGCAGATGATGTAGATTTTGATACAATGAAAAGTATTATGGATTTTTATAAAGAAGGAAATGTTTCCAACTATGAAGGATTAAATAGAGATAAGTTTTCATACATAATTGAGAAATACAAGTTTATTGGCATTAAGGAAGAGATTGCGGAAAATGTGCtggacaaatattttgaaaaacaagatatTGAAATTCttgaatctattttttttacttacactGGCCATAATCAAAAAG
Proteins encoded in this region:
- the LOC136026241 gene encoding uncharacterized protein LOC136026241 → MEMYKPSAFMRVLSVLNEQDSPVMTIRCNGGYVEAKKIHLAAISEVFKKMLDSKKLGKETNLIEADDVDFDTMKSIMDFYKEGNVSNYEGLNRDKFSYIIEKYKFIGIKEEIAENVLDKYFEKQDIEILESIFFTYTGHNQKAKAIQELALLIIKGKEGPDFVGDFCIIDFFELSRICCQALNGWDISRFKGFLDTLFKWQNRDSENRSIPGLEIAGMIDINGFSCYDVKSVLKGLKLPQKLQGFKKIIEKTCGCGCT